A genomic stretch from Limnobacter thiooxidans includes:
- a CDS encoding peroxiredoxin, whose protein sequence is MTIQIGDKLPSATLFEFFHEETAGCSLGPNAFEVQKEAAGKTIAILALPGAYTPTCSAKHVPGFIENSDAFKAKGVDEIWCISVNDAFVMGAWGKSQGADGKVRMMADGSAEFTKKIGMEFDLTARGLGLRSQRYSMLVQDGVVKQLNLDAPGAFEVSTAEKLLSQI, encoded by the coding sequence ATGACAATTCAGATTGGTGACAAGTTGCCCAGCGCAACACTGTTCGAGTTTTTTCATGAAGAAACAGCGGGTTGTTCGCTGGGCCCCAACGCGTTTGAGGTTCAAAAGGAAGCTGCTGGCAAAACCATCGCAATTCTGGCGTTGCCCGGCGCTTACACGCCGACCTGCTCCGCCAAGCATGTGCCTGGTTTTATCGAAAATTCCGATGCATTCAAGGCCAAAGGCGTGGATGAGATCTGGTGCATTTCCGTCAACGACGCGTTCGTGATGGGTGCTTGGGGCAAGTCTCAGGGCGCCGACGGCAAGGTAAGGATGATGGCTGATGGATCAGCCGAGTTCACCAAAAAAATCGGGATGGAGTTCGACTTGACCGCACGTGGTCTGGGTCTGCGCTCACAGCGCTATTCCATGCTGGTTCAAGATGGAGTGGTGAAACAACTGAATCTGGACGCTCCCGGCGCATTTGAGGTGAGCACGGCCGAGAAGCTTTTGTCCCAGATTTGA
- the lpxC gene encoding UDP-3-O-acyl-N-acetylglucosamine deacetylase — MKQRTLKQVLSATGIGLHSGKRVTMTLRPAPPDTGIVFRRVDLPEPVDFPVNALAIGDTRMASTLEKDGAKVSTIEHLMSALCGLGVDNAYIDLTAVEVPIMDGSAISFVFLIQQAGLVEQSALKKFIRVKKAIEIREGQGAGLKYASLRPYEGFRLKFEIDFGHPAIDKTGQMVEIDFSSTSFTRDIARARTFGFTQDVETLRNLGLALGGNLDNAIVMDEYRILNPDGLRYDDEFVKHKVLDAIGDLYVIGHPIIGEYQAFRSGHGLNNQLIRALIKDPSAYEVVTFESVRETPTVFRADWAVA; from the coding sequence GTGAAACAGAGAACCCTAAAACAGGTGTTGAGTGCCACGGGCATCGGTTTGCATTCAGGCAAACGGGTGACCATGACTTTGCGCCCCGCACCTCCTGACACCGGGATTGTATTCAGACGGGTTGATTTGCCCGAGCCTGTGGATTTTCCCGTCAATGCGCTGGCCATTGGTGACACGCGCATGGCCTCAACCCTCGAGAAAGACGGGGCCAAGGTATCCACAATTGAACACTTGATGTCCGCCCTGTGTGGCTTGGGTGTTGATAATGCTTACATTGACCTCACCGCAGTCGAAGTGCCGATCATGGATGGCAGTGCAATCTCTTTTGTCTTTCTGATCCAGCAGGCCGGTTTGGTCGAGCAATCTGCGCTTAAAAAATTCATTCGGGTCAAAAAAGCAATTGAAATACGTGAAGGGCAAGGGGCGGGACTGAAATACGCCAGCCTGAGGCCTTATGAAGGCTTTCGGTTGAAGTTTGAAATCGATTTTGGTCACCCGGCTATCGACAAAACCGGGCAAATGGTCGAGATTGATTTTTCAAGCACATCTTTCACCCGCGACATTGCACGCGCGCGCACTTTCGGTTTCACCCAAGACGTTGAAACCCTGCGCAACCTTGGCCTGGCGCTAGGTGGCAACCTTGACAATGCCATTGTGATGGACGAATACCGCATCCTGAATCCGGACGGATTGCGTTACGACGATGAGTTTGTCAAACACAAAGTGCTGGACGCCATCGGTGACTTGTACGTGATTGGTCATCCCATTATTGGTGAATATCAGGCATTCCGTTCGGGGCATGGCTTGAATAACCAGTTGATTCGGGCTCTGATCAAGGATCCGAGTGCCTACGAAGTGGTTACTTTTGAAAGTGTCAGGGAAACCCCCACAGTATTTCGTGCCGATTGGGCTGTGGCCTGA
- a CDS encoding M23 family metallopeptidase, protein MQLILMRGPFSRTSVFSIKKSHIVLLSALLVLTASGFTMAGLYLAARFGEDIPVIQDIVYSRQLAKHHVVSETGSPLDAMAIRLAEMRAQLARLDAVSVRLLKSNGLDSQVTLTEQLGQGGLRHKDEKSLSYREVKDTLTDVARQIERQADVFSVIDADLQTARVKFLSVPNESPLTDTIAVSNFGNRIDPFTGRRASHEGIDFIAPTGTPILAAAAGVVVEAKWHPGYGNMIEIEHNNKTTTRYAHASKLLVQPGDIVRLGEKIALVGNTGRSTGPHLHFEVRVDGVAQDPNKFLEKHGLPRPGPATITALNGLFSERAPLPLD, encoded by the coding sequence ATGCAGTTAATCCTTATGCGGGGTCCTTTTTCTCGCACCAGTGTATTCAGTATCAAGAAAAGCCACATTGTATTGTTGTCTGCATTGCTTGTCCTCACGGCAAGTGGTTTCACCATGGCCGGCCTGTATCTGGCTGCCAGATTTGGTGAAGACATACCTGTCATTCAGGACATTGTATATTCACGCCAACTGGCCAAGCACCATGTTGTTTCTGAAACGGGCAGCCCACTGGATGCAATGGCCATTCGCCTTGCAGAAATGCGTGCTCAATTGGCTCGTCTCGATGCGGTCAGCGTGCGGCTTTTGAAATCCAACGGTTTGGACTCACAAGTGACCCTGACTGAGCAATTGGGCCAGGGGGGGCTGCGGCACAAAGATGAAAAGTCCCTTAGCTATCGGGAAGTCAAGGACACCTTGACGGATGTGGCCAGGCAAATTGAGCGTCAGGCGGATGTTTTCAGTGTAATCGATGCCGATCTGCAAACTGCCCGGGTCAAGTTCTTGAGTGTGCCCAATGAGTCTCCCTTGACGGACACGATCGCGGTTAGCAATTTTGGCAATCGAATTGACCCGTTCACAGGTCGGCGAGCAAGTCATGAAGGCATCGACTTCATCGCACCCACGGGGACACCGATTCTGGCAGCCGCCGCTGGCGTGGTCGTGGAAGCCAAGTGGCACCCCGGTTACGGCAATATGATCGAAATCGAGCACAACAACAAGACCACAACACGGTATGCGCACGCTTCCAAGTTGTTGGTGCAGCCAGGCGACATCGTTCGTCTGGGCGAAAAAATTGCCTTGGTCGGCAATACGGGGCGTTCAACAGGCCCTCATCTGCATTTTGAAGTGCGGGTGGACGGTGTGGCGCAAGACCCCAATAAATTCCTTGAAAAGCATGGACTTCCCCGACCAGGGCCTGCCACCATTACTGCCTTGAACGGCTTATTCTCGGAACGCGCTCCATTGCCGCTTGACTAG
- the secA gene encoding preprotein translocase subunit SecA: MITDTLKKLFGSRNERLLKTYRKSVIQINALEPTIQALSDDALRAKTNEFKARLAQGETLDALLPEAFAVVREASVRVFGMRHFDVQLIGGMALHQGKISEMRTGEGKTLVATLPAYLNALEGKGVHVITVNDYLASRDAAWMGKLYGFLGLSVGCNLSRMPHDQKQSAYASDITYGTNNEFGFDYLRDNMVYSVGERVQRGLNYAIVDEVDSILIDEARTPLIISGQADDHTEMYRKLDGLPKSLVRMKEEQRPGEPEIEGDFYVDEKGHQIQMSESGHEKAEQILSQMGLLPEGASLYDAANISLMHHVMAALRAHNLFHKDQHYVVQNGEVIIVDEFTGRLMPGRRWSDGLHQAVEAKEGVRIQAENQTLASITFQNYFRMYKKLSGMTGTADTEAFEFQSIYGLETVIIPTHRPVQRKDAQDKIYKSAREKYNAILEDIKDCYERGQPVLVGTTSIENSELIATFLEKEKLPHNVLNAKQHEREAEIVAQAGRPKAITIATNMAGRGTDIVLGGNLERELAGIENNPEIDEAQKPALIEKARAEWKLRNQAVLESGGLHIIGCERHESRRIDNQLRGRAGRQGDAGSSRFYLSMEDQLLRIFAGDRVRAIMERLKLPEGEAIEAGIVSRSIESAQRKVEGRNFDIRKQLLEYDDVSNEQRKIIYTQRNEILESDQIRETIGNLRHGALEAVFREYVPEESVEEQWDLAGLENVLRNEYQLEATLVKWLEDDAKSSDEDFLKRVLQMASEVYDAKVQLVGLESFSKFEKTLLLQSIDTHWREHLAALDYLRQGIHLRGYAQKNPKQEYKREAFELFGALLNRVRDEVAKVLLTVRVQSAEQVQQVEQQLEEQASAHLENAQYQHPDAEGDDASVQAEDSAAAAANVPRRVSEKVGRNDPCPCGSGKKYKQCHGKIS; the protein is encoded by the coding sequence ATGATCACAGACACTCTTAAAAAGCTTTTTGGTAGCCGCAACGAACGGTTGCTGAAAACCTACCGAAAATCCGTCATCCAGATCAACGCGCTTGAGCCGACCATTCAGGCCCTGAGCGACGATGCACTGCGCGCCAAAACCAACGAATTCAAGGCAAGACTTGCTCAAGGTGAAACACTCGACGCCCTGCTGCCCGAGGCTTTCGCTGTCGTGCGTGAAGCCAGTGTGCGCGTGTTTGGCATGCGGCACTTCGATGTTCAACTGATTGGCGGCATGGCCCTGCACCAAGGCAAAATTTCCGAAATGCGGACGGGTGAAGGAAAGACCCTGGTTGCGACTTTGCCGGCTTATCTCAATGCGCTGGAAGGCAAGGGTGTTCACGTGATTACCGTGAACGATTACCTGGCCTCGCGTGATGCGGCCTGGATGGGCAAGCTGTACGGGTTTTTGGGTTTGAGCGTAGGTTGCAACCTGTCGCGCATGCCACATGATCAAAAGCAGTCCGCTTACGCCTCAGACATCACATACGGCACCAACAACGAATTCGGTTTCGATTACCTCCGTGACAACATGGTGTACAGCGTGGGCGAGCGTGTGCAGCGCGGGCTGAACTACGCGATTGTCGACGAAGTGGACTCGATTTTGATCGATGAGGCACGCACGCCCTTGATCATCTCGGGTCAGGCCGACGACCACACGGAAATGTACCGCAAGCTCGATGGTCTTCCCAAAAGCCTGGTGCGCATGAAAGAAGAGCAGCGTCCAGGCGAGCCCGAGATTGAAGGCGACTTTTATGTCGATGAAAAAGGTCACCAGATCCAGATGAGTGAATCCGGCCATGAAAAGGCCGAGCAGATCCTCAGTCAAATGGGCCTTCTGCCCGAAGGCGCAAGCCTTTACGACGCAGCGAATATTTCGCTGATGCACCATGTCATGGCGGCATTGCGCGCGCACAACCTGTTTCACAAAGACCAGCATTATGTGGTTCAGAACGGTGAAGTCATCATCGTGGACGAATTCACCGGCCGTCTGATGCCGGGCCGCCGCTGGTCCGATGGTTTGCACCAGGCGGTTGAGGCCAAGGAAGGGGTACGCATTCAGGCTGAAAACCAGACCCTGGCTTCCATCACATTCCAGAACTACTTCCGGATGTACAAAAAGCTGTCGGGCATGACCGGTACTGCTGATACTGAAGCCTTTGAATTCCAGTCCATTTATGGGCTTGAAACGGTCATCATCCCCACGCACCGCCCTGTTCAGCGCAAAGACGCGCAAGACAAAATCTACAAAAGCGCGCGTGAAAAATACAATGCAATTCTTGAAGATATCAAGGATTGCTACGAGCGCGGCCAGCCCGTGCTGGTGGGTACCACCTCGATTGAAAACTCGGAACTGATCGCGACCTTTCTTGAAAAGGAAAAGCTGCCGCACAACGTACTGAACGCCAAGCAACACGAGCGTGAAGCCGAAATTGTGGCCCAGGCGGGTCGCCCAAAGGCAATCACGATTGCGACCAACATGGCTGGTCGGGGAACCGACATCGTACTGGGCGGCAACCTGGAGCGGGAGCTCGCCGGGATTGAAAACAATCCCGAGATCGATGAAGCGCAGAAGCCCGCACTCATTGAAAAAGCCCGCGCGGAATGGAAGCTGCGCAACCAGGCCGTGCTTGAATCCGGTGGTTTGCACATCATTGGTTGCGAGCGCCATGAAAGCCGGCGTATTGACAACCAGCTGCGTGGACGTGCCGGCCGCCAGGGCGATGCCGGTTCATCCCGCTTCTACTTGTCGATGGAAGACCAGTTGCTGCGCATTTTTGCAGGTGATCGCGTTCGCGCCATCATGGAGCGCTTGAAACTGCCGGAAGGCGAGGCCATTGAGGCGGGTATTGTGTCCCGCTCCATCGAGTCAGCACAGCGCAAGGTGGAAGGCCGCAACTTCGACATTCGCAAGCAGTTGCTTGAGTATGACGATGTGTCCAACGAACAGCGCAAGATCATTTACACCCAGCGCAATGAAATTCTGGAATCAGACCAAATTCGAGAAACCATTGGCAATTTGCGTCACGGTGCCCTTGAGGCCGTGTTCCGCGAGTACGTGCCTGAGGAATCAGTCGAAGAACAGTGGGATCTGGCCGGGCTTGAGAACGTTCTGCGCAATGAATATCAGCTGGAAGCAACACTGGTCAAATGGCTTGAAGACGATGCCAAGAGTTCGGACGAAGACTTCCTGAAGCGTGTACTTCAAATGGCCAGCGAAGTTTACGATGCCAAGGTGCAGCTGGTTGGTCTGGAGTCTTTCTCCAAGTTCGAGAAGACCTTGCTGTTGCAAAGCATTGATACGCATTGGCGCGAGCATTTGGCTGCGCTGGACTATCTGCGCCAAGGTATTCACCTGCGCGGTTATGCGCAGAAAAACCCCAAGCAGGAATACAAACGCGAGGCGTTTGAGTTGTTCGGTGCTTTGCTGAATCGGGTTCGCGACGAAGTGGCCAAAGTGCTGTTGACCGTTCGCGTGCAGTCTGCAGAGCAGGTACAGCAGGTTGAGCAGCAGCTTGAAGAGCAGGCCTCTGCGCACCTTGAAAATGCACAGTACCAGCATCCCGATGCTGAAGGGGATGACGCCTCTGTCCAAGCGGAGGACTCTGCAGCCGCAGCGGCCAATGTACCGCGCCGCGTCAGTGAAAAGGTAGGGCGTAACGACCCGTGCCCCTGTGGTTCCGGCAAGAAATACAAGCAATGCCACGGAAAGATTTCCTGA
- the argJ gene encoding bifunctional glutamate N-acetyltransferase/amino-acid acetyltransferase ArgJ: protein MPVNLNVPAAESLFPVAGLDMGYAMAHIRKPNRKDVLVVRIAEGSSVSGVFTTNRFCAAPVQVCQANLKVGKGIRALVVNTGCANAGTGERGLADARATTAKVAELLSVQPEQVLVFSTGVILENLPMDRLLPGIEQAVAGLGQANWLDAATSIMTTDTLPKASSRKLAVGSGEITITGVSKGAGMIRPNMATMLGYLATDATIAQPVLDRWTTAMADASFNRITIDGDTSTNDSFVVIATGQSKAVNIQTGQEPEAAQVFEALKAESIKLAQAIVRDGEGATKFITIQVEQAGTEEEALKVAYAIGHSPLVKTAFFASDPNLGRILAAVGYAGIDDLEQTRIQLYLGDVYVAQNGGRHPDYREEQGQAVMNDAEITVRVQLGRGSASTMVWTTDFSHEYVTINADYRS from the coding sequence ATGCCTGTGAATTTGAATGTGCCTGCCGCTGAGTCCCTGTTTCCCGTTGCTGGTTTGGACATGGGGTATGCCATGGCACACATTCGCAAGCCGAATCGCAAGGACGTTCTGGTGGTTCGCATTGCTGAAGGCAGCAGCGTGTCGGGCGTCTTCACAACAAACAGGTTTTGTGCGGCACCCGTGCAGGTGTGTCAAGCCAACTTGAAAGTGGGCAAGGGCATACGTGCACTGGTCGTGAACACGGGTTGTGCCAATGCAGGTACAGGCGAACGCGGTTTGGCCGATGCACGCGCCACCACTGCCAAAGTGGCAGAGCTGTTGAGTGTGCAGCCCGAGCAGGTACTTGTGTTCTCCACTGGCGTCATTCTGGAAAACCTGCCGATGGATCGCCTGTTGCCCGGAATCGAGCAAGCGGTTGCTGGCTTGGGCCAGGCGAACTGGCTGGATGCAGCAACATCCATCATGACCACCGACACCTTGCCCAAGGCAAGTAGCCGCAAACTGGCAGTGGGGTCTGGCGAAATCACCATCACTGGCGTGTCCAAAGGGGCAGGCATGATCCGCCCCAATATGGCCACCATGCTGGGTTACCTGGCCACCGATGCAACCATTGCCCAGCCTGTGCTGGATCGGTGGACCACTGCAATGGCCGATGCCTCATTCAATCGAATTACCATTGATGGCGATACCTCCACCAATGACAGCTTCGTGGTCATTGCAACTGGTCAGAGCAAAGCAGTCAATATTCAAACCGGGCAAGAGCCGGAAGCGGCCCAAGTGTTCGAGGCTTTGAAGGCCGAATCCATCAAGCTGGCGCAGGCCATTGTTCGTGACGGCGAAGGTGCTACCAAGTTCATTACCATCCAGGTTGAACAGGCGGGTACCGAGGAAGAGGCGTTGAAAGTGGCCTACGCAATAGGCCATTCACCCTTGGTCAAAACCGCATTTTTTGCATCAGACCCCAATTTGGGCCGTATTCTGGCTGCTGTGGGTTATGCAGGCATCGATGACCTGGAACAAACGCGAATCCAGCTTTACCTGGGTGATGTGTACGTGGCTCAAAATGGTGGACGTCACCCTGACTACCGCGAAGAGCAGGGGCAGGCTGTGATGAATGACGCCGAGATTACTGTCCGCGTTCAGCTCGGGCGAGGCTCGGCTTCTACCATGGTGTGGACCACGGATTTCTCTCATGAATACGTGACCATCAACGCCGACTACCGCAGTTGA
- a CDS encoding ATP-binding protein: MSTQHGDKHNIDTQAILEQLSRIAQALEQGVMKAPNDWNASTAFRLHHRAGQLRLEPVKTVESLDAAVLKNIGPQLDKVDQNTHQFVKGLPANNVLLTGARGTGKSSLVRAMLSRYAAQGLRLIEVDKSDLLFLQDVVDLVNGRPERFIVFCDDLSFEDGEAGYKALKSVLDGSIAGTSDNVLIYATSNRRHLLPQMMKDNLQTQHLDNGEIRPAEGIEEKVSLSDRFGVWVSFHAFSQDEYLAAVQVWLAHFNMPYTEDARHIALRWTIERGSRSGRLAYQFAKHWAGTKGL, translated from the coding sequence ATGAGCACGCAGCACGGCGACAAGCACAACATCGACACCCAGGCCATTCTAGAGCAGCTCAGCCGCATTGCGCAGGCCCTGGAGCAGGGTGTCATGAAAGCGCCCAACGACTGGAACGCTTCCACGGCATTTCGCCTTCACCACCGGGCAGGACAGTTGCGTTTGGAGCCTGTAAAAACCGTTGAATCGCTGGATGCGGCCGTGTTGAAAAACATCGGCCCGCAACTCGACAAGGTCGATCAGAATACCCACCAGTTTGTGAAAGGCCTGCCGGCCAACAACGTGCTGTTGACGGGTGCCCGTGGTACCGGCAAATCCAGCTTGGTTCGGGCCATGCTCAGCCGCTACGCTGCACAAGGGTTGCGATTGATTGAGGTGGACAAGTCCGATTTGCTGTTCCTGCAAGATGTGGTCGACCTGGTTAATGGGCGTCCCGAGCGCTTCATCGTGTTCTGTGACGACCTCTCATTTGAAGACGGTGAAGCCGGTTACAAAGCCCTGAAAAGCGTACTGGATGGATCCATTGCCGGTACATCCGACAATGTGCTAATTTACGCCACGTCCAACCGTCGTCATTTGTTGCCGCAAATGATGAAAGACAACTTGCAAACCCAGCACCTCGACAATGGGGAAATTCGCCCGGCCGAGGGCATTGAGGAAAAAGTATCCCTCTCGGATCGCTTCGGGGTTTGGGTGTCTTTTCATGCCTTCAGCCAGGATGAGTACCTTGCGGCAGTTCAGGTTTGGCTGGCCCATTTCAACATGCCCTACACCGAAGATGCACGTCACATCGCGTTGCGCTGGACCATCGAGCGTGGAAGCCGCAGTGGCCGACTTGCCTATCAATTCGCCAAGCACTGGGCTGGCACCAAAGGCTTGTGA
- a CDS encoding Nudix family hydrolase — protein sequence MNTVVKPRIDVAVAVVFNTHGQVLWACRPEGKPYAGYWEFPGGKVEAAEGVWRALVRELKEELDITATQGGPWFLIEHDYEHANVRLHLYRVWAFEGDPRPLEKQAFTWASLDSSDLSPILPATEPLLPKLAQPVLMALSNYGAGFDACAKRLESALEGLHTSVYVQFREKALQGDALIRAYEHCYALCQKTGQSMLLNSETWLSLRESLEALPCPLHLTEAHLHSGEFANLQCAGASVHSAASLALAFDRGLSYAVLGTVHATASHPGQSGMGWAQFQALVQAARLPVFAIGGLASSDLRMAQQHGAHGVAMLSQFK from the coding sequence GTGAACACTGTTGTAAAGCCCCGCATTGATGTTGCCGTTGCCGTGGTCTTCAACACACATGGGCAAGTGCTTTGGGCCTGCCGCCCAGAAGGCAAACCTTACGCGGGCTACTGGGAGTTCCCTGGCGGAAAGGTGGAGGCCGCTGAGGGTGTTTGGCGTGCCCTTGTCCGTGAACTCAAGGAAGAGTTGGATATCACCGCCACCCAGGGTGGCCCGTGGTTTCTGATTGAACATGATTATGAACACGCCAACGTGCGCTTGCACCTGTACCGCGTGTGGGCATTTGAAGGCGATCCCAGGCCGCTGGAAAAGCAGGCCTTTACTTGGGCCAGCCTCGACAGTTCGGACCTATCCCCTATTTTGCCTGCCACGGAGCCATTGCTACCCAAGCTGGCGCAGCCCGTCCTGATGGCCTTGAGCAATTATGGGGCAGGGTTTGACGCGTGTGCGAAAAGGTTGGAAAGCGCTTTGGAAGGCCTTCATACCTCCGTCTATGTTCAGTTCCGTGAAAAAGCCCTGCAGGGTGATGCCCTGATTCGTGCGTACGAACACTGTTACGCGCTATGCCAAAAAACCGGCCAGTCCATGTTGCTGAATTCCGAAACCTGGTTGAGTTTGCGGGAAAGTCTCGAGGCTTTGCCTTGTCCCCTGCATTTGACGGAAGCACATCTGCATTCTGGCGAATTTGCGAATTTGCAATGCGCAGGCGCTTCGGTTCACAGCGCAGCGTCACTGGCGCTTGCCTTTGACCGTGGGCTCAGTTATGCCGTGTTGGGTACAGTTCATGCCACAGCCTCTCATCCGGGACAGTCGGGTATGGGGTGGGCGCAATTTCAGGCGCTTGTTCAGGCTGCGCGCTTGCCCGTTTTTGCAATTGGTGGTTTAGCCAGTTCAGACCTGCGAATGGCGCAACAGCATGGCGCGCATGGCGTGGCCATGTTGAGCCAGTTCAAGTGA
- the zapD gene encoding cell division protein ZapD, producing the protein MTQVTDDRQTPQQVSQTTTYEFPLNERIRTLLRLEDLFAKFMFFVSRDHRLDHHTALLTLFEIIEVGSRADLKSDLLQELERQGASLAQFRGHPGVDRHMLEDTLSSIDLASTQLNQCNGRLGYHLRDNEFLMIIRSRCTIPGGVCEFDLPGYHRWQSRSAQARRQDIDIWFEPMKPLANAIALVLKILRHSGEMNVVVAEQGNYTQQMSGKSFQLLRVDLPNELEVVPEFSANKYMLWIRFNIPNANGVSKNNPYLDPIELKIRLCNL; encoded by the coding sequence GTGACTCAAGTTACAGACGATCGACAGACCCCCCAGCAGGTCAGCCAAACCACCACCTACGAGTTTCCACTCAATGAGAGAATTCGTACGCTTTTGCGGCTGGAGGATTTGTTCGCGAAGTTCATGTTCTTCGTGTCACGCGATCACCGGCTGGACCACCACACAGCACTGCTGACGCTGTTTGAAATTATCGAAGTAGGCTCGCGCGCCGACCTGAAAAGCGATCTTCTGCAAGAGCTCGAACGGCAAGGTGCATCGCTTGCCCAATTTCGCGGTCATCCCGGTGTGGATCGACACATGCTGGAAGACACACTTTCCAGCATTGACCTGGCGTCGACCCAGTTAAACCAATGCAATGGTCGCCTGGGCTATCACCTTCGCGACAATGAATTCCTGATGATTATTCGCAGCCGTTGCACCATACCTGGTGGAGTGTGCGAATTCGACCTGCCCGGTTATCACCGGTGGCAATCCCGAAGTGCGCAAGCACGCCGACAAGACATCGACATCTGGTTTGAACCCATGAAACCCTTGGCGAATGCCATTGCGCTGGTCTTGAAAATCCTTCGACACAGCGGAGAGATGAACGTGGTTGTTGCCGAACAGGGCAACTACACCCAACAAATGAGCGGGAAGTCGTTTCAGTTGTTGCGGGTGGATCTGCCAAACGAACTTGAAGTGGTACCGGAATTTAGTGCCAACAAGTACATGCTGTGGATTCGATTCAATATTCCAAATGCGAACGGAGTCAGCAAAAACAACCCTTATCTGGACCCAATCGAACTGAAGATTCGCCTTTGCAATCTGTAA
- the coaE gene encoding dephospho-CoA kinase (Dephospho-CoA kinase (CoaE) performs the final step in coenzyme A biosynthesis.): MHKAFRKPDELVVGLTGGIGSGKTAVSNRLKELGATIIDTDEIAHSLTQTGGLAIANIRRAFGDQAVLPDGSMNRDHMRALVFKNPEQRVALERILHPKIREEVQRQLAQGALQYFVVVVPLLFEKGGWGELMDDIVVVDCPVDQQVERVIQRNGWPETQVRAVINNQASREVRTKGADHVIENTGDLPELIQKVDVLHEKLIKKAKK, translated from the coding sequence ATGCACAAGGCTTTTAGAAAACCGGACGAACTGGTGGTGGGGCTGACCGGCGGCATCGGCTCGGGAAAAACTGCCGTATCAAATCGCCTGAAGGAATTGGGGGCAACCATCATCGACACCGATGAAATTGCCCACAGCCTGACACAAACTGGTGGCTTGGCGATTGCCAATATTCGCCGCGCGTTTGGTGATCAAGCCGTATTGCCTGATGGCAGCATGAACAGGGACCACATGCGGGCGCTGGTGTTCAAGAACCCTGAACAACGCGTGGCACTGGAAAGAATTCTGCACCCGAAAATTCGGGAAGAAGTTCAACGCCAACTTGCACAAGGCGCTTTGCAGTATTTCGTGGTGGTGGTTCCGCTGCTCTTCGAGAAGGGCGGATGGGGAGAACTCATGGACGACATCGTAGTGGTGGATTGCCCTGTTGATCAACAAGTCGAGCGCGTGATTCAACGCAATGGTTGGCCAGAAACACAAGTTCGCGCGGTGATCAACAACCAGGCCAGCCGTGAAGTTCGCACCAAGGGGGCTGACCATGTGATTGAAAACACCGGTGACTTGCCCGAGCTCATTCAAAAAGTCGATGTTCTGCACGAAAAGCTGATAAAAAAGGCCAAAAAATGA
- a CDS encoding prepilin peptidase, translating into MTALNSMDPMHWLILGILLGLCAGSFLNVVAYRLPIMMQREWDSDLAEAQGREPEQLPRFNLWLPASHCPACKTPLKIWHNIPVLSFLLLRGKCGHCHSAVSWRYPIVELLCAALFAAVAYTQPPGLSGLALMAFAACLLVLAVIDLDTYLLPDSLTLPLMWAGLIVNLLGGFVPLESAVSGAALGYLVLWFIYQAFKLFTGKEGMGYGDFKLLAAIGAWLGVGSLFSVVFFASVFGIVFGLIIQTIRGKKKTDAFPFGPCLVMGAFAWMAGFDLTRWI; encoded by the coding sequence TTGACAGCGCTGAACAGCATGGACCCCATGCACTGGCTGATCCTTGGCATTTTGCTGGGACTGTGTGCGGGATCATTCCTGAATGTGGTGGCCTACCGACTGCCCATCATGATGCAACGCGAATGGGACTCAGACCTGGCCGAGGCCCAAGGCCGCGAACCGGAACAACTTCCACGGTTCAACCTGTGGCTGCCGGCCTCGCATTGCCCAGCGTGCAAAACACCGTTGAAAATCTGGCACAACATCCCGGTGTTGTCGTTCCTGCTACTGCGCGGAAAATGTGGCCATTGCCACAGCGCAGTGTCATGGCGCTATCCGATTGTTGAACTGTTGTGTGCCGCCCTGTTTGCGGCTGTGGCCTATACCCAACCACCCGGGCTTTCAGGATTGGCCTTGATGGCCTTTGCTGCTTGCCTGTTGGTGCTTGCCGTGATTGACCTTGACACCTACCTGCTGCCCGACAGCCTGACCTTGCCCTTGATGTGGGCTGGCCTGATCGTCAACCTGCTGGGGGGCTTTGTTCCGCTGGAAAGTGCGGTGTCGGGTGCAGCCTTGGGTTACCTGGTGTTGTGGTTCATCTACCAGGCATTCAAACTGTTCACCGGTAAAGAAGGCATGGGCTATGGCGACTTCAAACTGCTGGCAGCCATCGGCGCATGGCTGGGCGTTGGCTCGTTGTTCAGCGTGGTGTTTTTTGCCTCGGTCTTTGGCATTGTGTTCGGCTTGATTATTCAGACCATTCGCGGCAAGAAGAAAACCGATGCTTTTCCATTTGGCCCCTGTCTGGTCATGGGCGCCTTCGCCTGGATGGCCGGCTTCGATTTGACACGCTGGATTTGA